A part of Aquibium oceanicum genomic DNA contains:
- a CDS encoding UbiA family prenyltransferase: MDARSETTAIPLAVDLDGTLISTDLLWEGLFLLFKKNPLFLFMVPVWLMAGPARLKMEIAARVDIDAESLPYRPDVVARLRDEHAAGRRILLATGTPRKFAEAIAAHLGVFDVVLATDDAGHNLTSHRKRARLIEMFGDGGFDYVGNSRHDLEVFDAARAAIVVAPDRHAARWQASHGSELIGGVKPNLRSVVRMLRVHQWLKNSLIAVPMILSHEYLNAGMLLACVLAFISYSAAASAIYIVNDFFDLPLDRRHATKRNRPFASGQLSIPFGLASVVALLAISAITATFLPPLFWLVLAGYLVATTAYSLSLKRMLLIDVFTLAGLYTMRIIAGAVATETEVSFWLLAFSLFFFLSLALVKRFVELDTTEIGKGSRIAGRGYRPEDIEIVANAGVASAFASAMVLALYIDSLSVRELYPHPWMIWPLAPIVLYITLRIWVLARRREMHDDPIVFIIRDWRSQLVSALGAVLLVIAAF, from the coding sequence ATGGACGCACGGTCGGAAACAACCGCCATTCCGCTCGCCGTCGATCTCGACGGTACACTGATCTCGACGGATCTTCTGTGGGAAGGATTGTTCCTGCTCTTCAAGAAGAACCCGCTCTTCCTCTTCATGGTGCCGGTGTGGCTCATGGCCGGTCCGGCGCGGCTCAAGATGGAGATCGCGGCGCGCGTCGACATCGATGCCGAGAGCCTGCCCTACCGCCCGGACGTGGTGGCGCGGCTCAGGGACGAACATGCCGCCGGCCGCAGGATACTGCTGGCGACCGGCACGCCGCGCAAGTTCGCCGAGGCGATCGCGGCGCATCTGGGCGTCTTCGACGTGGTGCTGGCCACCGACGATGCCGGCCACAACCTCACCTCACACCGCAAGCGCGCGCGCCTGATCGAGATGTTCGGCGACGGCGGCTTCGACTATGTCGGCAACAGCCGCCACGACCTCGAAGTGTTCGACGCCGCGCGCGCCGCCATCGTGGTGGCGCCGGACCGGCACGCGGCCCGCTGGCAGGCGAGCCACGGATCGGAGCTGATCGGCGGCGTGAAGCCGAACCTGCGCTCGGTCGTCAGGATGCTGCGCGTGCACCAGTGGCTGAAGAACAGCCTGATCGCGGTGCCGATGATCCTGTCGCACGAATACCTTAACGCCGGGATGCTTCTGGCCTGCGTGCTCGCCTTCATCTCCTACAGCGCGGCGGCTTCCGCGATCTACATCGTCAACGACTTCTTCGACCTGCCGCTCGACCGCAGGCACGCGACAAAGCGCAACCGGCCGTTCGCAAGCGGGCAGCTGTCGATCCCCTTCGGGCTGGCATCCGTCGTCGCGCTGCTCGCGATCAGCGCCATTACCGCCACCTTCCTGCCGCCGCTCTTCTGGCTGGTGCTGGCCGGTTATCTGGTGGCGACCACGGCCTATTCGCTGTCGCTCAAGCGCATGCTGCTGATCGACGTCTTCACGCTGGCCGGCCTCTACACGATGCGCATCATCGCGGGTGCGGTGGCAACAGAAACCGAGGTGTCGTTCTGGCTGCTGGCGTTCTCGCTGTTCTTCTTCCTGTCGCTCGCCCTAGTGAAGCGCTTCGTCGAACTCGACACGACCGAGATCGGCAAGGGTTCGCGCATCGCGGGACGCGGATACCGGCCGGAGGACATCGAGATCGTCGCCAATGCCGGCGTGGCGTCTGCCTTCGCCTCGGCGATGGTGCTGGCGCTCTACATCGACAGCCTGAGCGTGCGCGAACTCTACCCGCACCCGTGGATGATCTGGCCGCTGGCGCCGATCGTTCTCTACATCACGCTGCGGATCTGGGTGCTGGCAAGGCGGCGCGAGATGCACGACGATCCGATCGTCTTCATCATCCGCGACTGGCGCAGCCAGCTCGTTTCGGCGCTCGGCGCGGTGCTGCTCGTGATCGCGGCGTTCTGA